The following proteins are co-located in the Hevea brasiliensis isolate MT/VB/25A 57/8 chromosome 11, ASM3005281v1, whole genome shotgun sequence genome:
- the LOC110671145 gene encoding potassium transporter 11 isoform X2: MVIGDGILTPAISVLSAAGGIKVDHPNISNDVVVVVAVVILVGLFSMQHYGTDKVGWLFAPIVLLWFLLIGGIGIFNIWKYDSSVLKAFSPVYVYRYLRRGGKERWTSLGGILLSITGTEALFADLAHFPVSAIQLAFTMVVFPCLLSAYSGQAAYLMQNSDHVKDAFYRSIPDSIYWPVFIVATAAAIVASQATISATFSIIKQAHAHGCFPRVKVVHTSKKFLGQIYVPDINWILMILCICVTAGFNNQSQIGNAYGTAVVIVMLVTTLLMALIMILVWRCHWILVLLFTGLSLVVECIYFSAVLFKVDQGGWVPLVIAAAFLVIMYVWHYGTVKRYEFEMHSKVSMAWIVGLGPSLGLVRVPGIGLVYTELASGVPHIFSHFITNLPAIHSVVVFVCVKYLPVYTVPEEERFLVKRIGPKNFHMFRCVARYGYKDLHKKDEEFEKKLFDNLFLFVRLESMMEGCSDSDEYSLYGQQTQQSREALLNDHNGNTTSSAVDSIISSVDSIVPIKSPVNPNYTVASSGQTSSSQMEVDELEFLNSCRDAGVVHILGNTVVRARRDSRFYKKIAVDYIYAFLRKICRENSVIFNVPHESLLNVGQIFYV, translated from the exons ATGGTGATTGGGGATGGGATTCTCACTCCTGCTATATCTG TTCTCTCAGCTGCTGGTGGGATCAAGGTAGACCACCCCAATATCAGTAATG ATGTTGTCGTAGTTGTTGCTGTTGTAATATTAGTAGGTTTGTTTAGCATGCAACATTATGGAACAGATAAAGTTGGCTGGCTGTTTGCTCCCATTGTGCTACTATGGTTTCTCTTAATTGGGGGCATTGGCATATTCAACATCTGGAAGTATGATAGCAGTGTTCTGAAAGCTTTTTCACCTGTATATGTTTATCGGTATTTAAGAAGGGGTGGTAAAGAGCGTTGGACCTCCCTTGGAGGTATTTTGCTTAGTATAACAG GCACAGAGGCCCTTTTTGCAGACTTAGCCCATTTTCCAGTTTCAGCTATACAGCTTGCTTTTACAATGGTTGTATTTCCATGCCTTCTTTCAGCCTATTCTGGACAAGCTGCTTATCTTATGCAGAACTCAGACCATGTGAAAGATGCGTTTTATCGTTCTATACCAG ATAGCATATATTGGCCAGTGTTTATTGTTGCAACTGCAGCTGCTATAGTTGCAAGTCAGGCCACAATATCTGCAACGTTTTCAATAATCAAGCAGGCTCATGCACATGGTTGTTTCCCAAGAGTCAAAGTTGTACATACATCAAAGAAGTTCCTTGGTCAGATATATGTTCCTGATATAAATTGGATTCTTATGATTCTTTGCATTTGTGTGACTGCTGGGTTCAATAACCAAAGCCAAATTGGAAATGCCTATG GGACAGCTGTGGTGATTGTCATGCTGGTAACCACATTGCTTATGGCTCTAATCATGATACTTGTGTGGCGCTGCCATTGGATTCTTGTCCTGCTTTTCACAGGCTTATCACTGGTTGTGGAATGCATTTACTTTTCTGCTGTACTCTTCAAAGTTGATCAAGGTGGGTGGGTTCCCCTTGTGATTGCTGCAGCCTTTCTTGTCATCATGTATGTGTGGCATTATGGTACGGTGAAAAGGTATGAATTTGAGATGCATagtaaggtttctatggcatGGATTGTTGGGCTTGGCCCCAGCCTAGGACTGGTAAGAGTTCCTGGAATTGGACTTGTGTACACCGAGTTAGCAAGTGGGGTTCCCCACATCTTTTCTCACTTCATCACAAATCTACCTGCTATCCATTCTGTTGTTGTTTTTGTATGCGTTAAGTACCTTCCCGTCTACACAGTTCCTGAAGAAGAGAGATTCCTGGTCAAGCGTATTGGACCAAAGAATTTCCACATGTTCCGTTGCGTTGCAAGGTATGGCTATAAAGACTTGCATAAGAAagatgaggaatttgagaaaaaaCTCTTCGATAACCTCTTCTTGTTTGTCCGGCTTGAGTCTATGATGGAAGGGTGTTCAGACTCAGATGAGTATAGTTTATATGGTCAGCAAACTCAGCAATCAAGAGAAGCCCTGTTGAATGATCATAATGGAAATACAACTTCTTCTGCAGTAGATTCCATAATTTCATCTGTAGATTCAATCGTGCCCATTAAGTCACCTGTAAATCCAAATTATACCGTTGCGTCATCAGGTCAAACAAGCAGCAGCCAAATGGAGGTTGATGAGTTAGAATTTTTGAATAGTTGCAGGGATGCTGGGGTGGTGCACATACTAGGGAATACGGTGGTGAGAGCAAGGAGGGATTCAAGGTTCTACAAGAAGATAGCTGTTGATTATATTTATGCGTTTCTTAGGAAGATATGTAGGGAGAACAGTGTGATTTTTAATGTTCCTCATGAGAGTCTCTTGAATGTGGGACAGATATtctatgtataa
- the LOC110671145 gene encoding potassium transporter 11 isoform X1: MEMTSRTEIDYDSDNNRGSMWVLDQKLDQPMDEEAGRLRNMYREKKFSFLLLLRLAFQSLGVVYGDLGTSPLYVFYNTFPRGIKDPEDVIGALSLIIYSLTLIPLLKYVFIVCRANDNGQGGTLALYSLLCRHAKVKTIPNQHRTDEELTTYSRSTFHEQSFAAKTKRWLERHHSRKNALLILVLVGTCMVIGDGILTPAISVLSAAGGIKVDHPNISNDVVVVVAVVILVGLFSMQHYGTDKVGWLFAPIVLLWFLLIGGIGIFNIWKYDSSVLKAFSPVYVYRYLRRGGKERWTSLGGILLSITGTEALFADLAHFPVSAIQLAFTMVVFPCLLSAYSGQAAYLMQNSDHVKDAFYRSIPDSIYWPVFIVATAAAIVASQATISATFSIIKQAHAHGCFPRVKVVHTSKKFLGQIYVPDINWILMILCICVTAGFNNQSQIGNAYGTAVVIVMLVTTLLMALIMILVWRCHWILVLLFTGLSLVVECIYFSAVLFKVDQGGWVPLVIAAAFLVIMYVWHYGTVKRYEFEMHSKVSMAWIVGLGPSLGLVRVPGIGLVYTELASGVPHIFSHFITNLPAIHSVVVFVCVKYLPVYTVPEEERFLVKRIGPKNFHMFRCVARYGYKDLHKKDEEFEKKLFDNLFLFVRLESMMEGCSDSDEYSLYGQQTQQSREALLNDHNGNTTSSAVDSIISSVDSIVPIKSPVNPNYTVASSGQTSSSQMEVDELEFLNSCRDAGVVHILGNTVVRARRDSRFYKKIAVDYIYAFLRKICRENSVIFNVPHESLLNVGQIFYV; the protein is encoded by the exons ATGGAAATGACTTCAAGAACTGAGATTGATTATGACAGTGACAACAACAGAGGCAGTATGTGGGTTTTGGATCAAAAGCTTGATCAGCCTATGGATGAGGAAGCTGGAAGGCTTAGAAATATGTACAGAGAAAAG AAATTCTCGTTCCTTTTGCTTCTGCGGCTTGCATTCCAGAGTCTTGGCGTGGTTTATGGAGACTTGGGCACTTCTCCATTGTATGTGTTCTATAATACATTTCCTCGAGGAATCAAAGATCCAGAGGATGTAATTGGAGCTCTTTCATTGATTATATACTCTCTTACTCTTATCCCACTCCTCAAGTATGTCTTCATTGTGTGCAGAGCGAATGACAATGGTCAAG GTGGGACATTAGCTCTTTATTCTTTGCTTTGCCGGCATGCAAAAGTAAAAACTATTCCAAATCAACACCGGACAGATGAGGAGCTTACAACGTATAGTCGTTCTACTTTCCATGAACAATCATTTGCTGCGAAAACTAAGCGATGGTTGGAGAGACACCATTCGAGAAAGAATGCTCTTCTTATTCTTGTCCTTGTTGGCACTTGTATGGTGATTGGGGATGGGATTCTCACTCCTGCTATATCTG TTCTCTCAGCTGCTGGTGGGATCAAGGTAGACCACCCCAATATCAGTAATG ATGTTGTCGTAGTTGTTGCTGTTGTAATATTAGTAGGTTTGTTTAGCATGCAACATTATGGAACAGATAAAGTTGGCTGGCTGTTTGCTCCCATTGTGCTACTATGGTTTCTCTTAATTGGGGGCATTGGCATATTCAACATCTGGAAGTATGATAGCAGTGTTCTGAAAGCTTTTTCACCTGTATATGTTTATCGGTATTTAAGAAGGGGTGGTAAAGAGCGTTGGACCTCCCTTGGAGGTATTTTGCTTAGTATAACAG GCACAGAGGCCCTTTTTGCAGACTTAGCCCATTTTCCAGTTTCAGCTATACAGCTTGCTTTTACAATGGTTGTATTTCCATGCCTTCTTTCAGCCTATTCTGGACAAGCTGCTTATCTTATGCAGAACTCAGACCATGTGAAAGATGCGTTTTATCGTTCTATACCAG ATAGCATATATTGGCCAGTGTTTATTGTTGCAACTGCAGCTGCTATAGTTGCAAGTCAGGCCACAATATCTGCAACGTTTTCAATAATCAAGCAGGCTCATGCACATGGTTGTTTCCCAAGAGTCAAAGTTGTACATACATCAAAGAAGTTCCTTGGTCAGATATATGTTCCTGATATAAATTGGATTCTTATGATTCTTTGCATTTGTGTGACTGCTGGGTTCAATAACCAAAGCCAAATTGGAAATGCCTATG GGACAGCTGTGGTGATTGTCATGCTGGTAACCACATTGCTTATGGCTCTAATCATGATACTTGTGTGGCGCTGCCATTGGATTCTTGTCCTGCTTTTCACAGGCTTATCACTGGTTGTGGAATGCATTTACTTTTCTGCTGTACTCTTCAAAGTTGATCAAGGTGGGTGGGTTCCCCTTGTGATTGCTGCAGCCTTTCTTGTCATCATGTATGTGTGGCATTATGGTACGGTGAAAAGGTATGAATTTGAGATGCATagtaaggtttctatggcatGGATTGTTGGGCTTGGCCCCAGCCTAGGACTGGTAAGAGTTCCTGGAATTGGACTTGTGTACACCGAGTTAGCAAGTGGGGTTCCCCACATCTTTTCTCACTTCATCACAAATCTACCTGCTATCCATTCTGTTGTTGTTTTTGTATGCGTTAAGTACCTTCCCGTCTACACAGTTCCTGAAGAAGAGAGATTCCTGGTCAAGCGTATTGGACCAAAGAATTTCCACATGTTCCGTTGCGTTGCAAGGTATGGCTATAAAGACTTGCATAAGAAagatgaggaatttgagaaaaaaCTCTTCGATAACCTCTTCTTGTTTGTCCGGCTTGAGTCTATGATGGAAGGGTGTTCAGACTCAGATGAGTATAGTTTATATGGTCAGCAAACTCAGCAATCAAGAGAAGCCCTGTTGAATGATCATAATGGAAATACAACTTCTTCTGCAGTAGATTCCATAATTTCATCTGTAGATTCAATCGTGCCCATTAAGTCACCTGTAAATCCAAATTATACCGTTGCGTCATCAGGTCAAACAAGCAGCAGCCAAATGGAGGTTGATGAGTTAGAATTTTTGAATAGTTGCAGGGATGCTGGGGTGGTGCACATACTAGGGAATACGGTGGTGAGAGCAAGGAGGGATTCAAGGTTCTACAAGAAGATAGCTGTTGATTATATTTATGCGTTTCTTAGGAAGATATGTAGGGAGAACAGTGTGATTTTTAATGTTCCTCATGAGAGTCTCTTGAATGTGGGACAGATATtctatgtataa